The following are encoded together in the Hoplias malabaricus isolate fHopMal1 chromosome 3, fHopMal1.hap1, whole genome shotgun sequence genome:
- the rfng gene encoding beta-1,3-N-acetylglucosaminyltransferase radical fringe, with translation MHLSPVGISRRCFLGSLALCALLLLLIPTLQTPPRQGSFPQPRPQPRDEHRAQNASSNAKDPIPSQTQGPRIFTGSRSRDPLELRDIFIAVKTTRKYHKSRLQLLFQTWVSEAKEQTFIFTDGEDPELKKKAGGNIINTNCSAAHTRQALCCKMSVEYDKFIESQKKWFCHMDDDNYVILPSLLRLLSSFSHTQDVYLGRPSLDHPIHAAERVKSDGLTSVKFWFATGGAGFCISRGLALKMSPWASLGNFITTAEKIRLPDDCTVGYIIEALLEVPLTHTLLFHSHLENLQRLRTDSILKQVTLSYGGFENRRNVVSIAGGFSLAEDPSRFKTVHCFLYPETRWCPHKVRH, from the exons ATGCATTTATCCCCAGTTGGCATCAGTAGACGCTGCTTCCTGGGATCTTTGGCCCTGTGtgccctgctgctgctgctcattCCCACTTTACAGACTCCTCCACGCCAGGGGAGCTTCCCCCAGCCTCGGCCCCAACCCAGAGATGAGCACAGAGCCCAAAACGCCAGCAGTAATGCCAAAGACCCCATCCCCAGCCAAACCCAGGGTCCACGCATCTTCACAGGCTCTCGCTCCAGAGATCCCCTGGAGCTCAGGGACATTTTTATCGCTGTTAAAACCACTCGGAAGTACCACAAGTCACGGCTGCAGCTGCTCTTTCAGACTTGGGTGTCAGAAGCCAAGGAACAG ACTTTTATCTTCACGGACGGCGAGGATCCAGAGCTAAAGAAGAAAGCAG GTGGCAACATCATCAACACCAACTGTTCAGCTGCTCACACTCGTCAGGCGCTCTGCTGCAAGATGTCTGTGGAGTACGACAAGTTCATCGAATCACAGAAAaa ATGGTTCTGTCACATGGACGACGATAATTACGTGATCCTCCCCAGTCTGCTGCGGCTGTTGTCATCCTTTTCTCACACGCAGGACGTGTACTTGGGCCGGCCGAGTCTGGACCACCCCATCCACGCTGCCGAGAGGGTCAAGAGTGATGGATTG ACATCTGTCAAGTTCTGGTTTGCCACTGGAGGAGCAGGTTTCTGTATCAGTCGAGGATTAGCGCTCAAGATGAGTCCATGGGCAAG TCTGGGGAACTTCATCACCACAGCGGAGAAAATCCGACTCCCCGACGACTGCACCGTCGGCTACATCATCGAGGCTTTGCTGGAGGTTCCGCTCACTCACACTctgctctttcactctcatCTGGAGAACCTTCAGAGACTACGCACTGACAGCATTCTCAAACAG GTGACCCTGAGCTACGGTGGCTTCGAGAACAGGAGGAATGTGGTCAGTATCGCTGGAGGATTCTCGCTGGCTGAAGATCCTTCGAG GTTTAAGACAGTCCACTGCTTCCTTTACCCTGAGACTCGCTGGTGCCCTCACAAAGTTCGCCACTGA
- the dcxr gene encoding L-xylulose reductase isoform X1: protein MEITFTGKRALVTGAGKGIGRATAIALVRCGAEVIAVTRTKADLDSLLQECPSIRPVCVDLSDWDATATALKDIGLVDLLVNNAGCAKLQPFLEVTQDQFDMSFNVNVKGALHVAQIVARGMKSRGSGGSIVNVSSQAAQCAFKDHAVYCATKGALDMLTRVMALELGPYQIRVNSVNPTVVMTDMGKIGWSDPEKAKTMTSRIPLGKFAEVEDVVNSILFLLSDKSAMTNGVTLPVDGGALAC from the exons ATGGAGATCACGTTCACTGGGAAACGAGCTCTGGTCACAGGAGCAGGAAAAG GAATCGGCCGAGCCACTGCGATCGCTCTGGTGCGCTGCGGTGCTGAGGTCATTGCAGTCACACGCACCAAAGCAGATCTGGACAGTCTCCTGCAGGAG TGCCCTTCCATCCGTCCCGTGTGTGTTGACCTCTCAGACTGGGACGCCACAGCGACTGCCCTGAAGGATATTGGGCTGGTTGATTTATTGGTGAATAATGCAGGCTGCGCTAAACTACAGCCTTTTCTGGAGGTCACACAGGACCAGTTTGACAT GTCCTTCAACGTCAATGTTAAAGGTGCACTGCACGTCGCACAG ATTGTGGCCAGAGGGATGAAGTCCAGAGGAAGCGGAGGCTCCATTGTGAATGTGTCCAGCCAGGCAGCTCAGTGTGCTTTTAAAGACCATGCAGTTTACT GTGCCACCAAAGGAGCTCTGGACATGCTGACCAGGGTGATGGCTCTGGAGCTGGGGCCGTACCAG ATTCGAGTGAACTCTGTGAACCCCACTGTTGTGATGACGGACATGGGTAAAATAGGATGGAGTGACCCAGAAAAAGCCAAGACCATGACCTCACGCATCCCTCTGGGCAAATTTGCTG AAGTGGAAGATGTGGTCAATTCCATCTTGTTCCTTCTCAGTGATAAGAGCGCCATGACCAATGGTGTGACCCTGCCAGTAGATGGAGGCGCTCTGGCCTGTTAG
- the dcxr gene encoding L-xylulose reductase isoform X2, protein MEITFTGKRALVTGAGKGIGRATAIALVRCGAEVIAVTRTKADLDSLLQEVQCPSIRPVCVDLSDWDATATALKDIGLVDLLVNNAGCAKLQPFLEVTQDQFDMSFNVNVKGALHVAQIVARGMKSRGSGGSIVNVSSQAAQCAFKDHAVYCATKGALDMLTRVMALELGPYQIRVNSVNPTVVMTDMGKIGWSDPEKAKTMTSRIPLGKFAEVEDVVNSILFLLSDKSAMTNGVTLPVDGGALAC, encoded by the exons ATGGAGATCACGTTCACTGGGAAACGAGCTCTGGTCACAGGAGCAGGAAAAG GAATCGGCCGAGCCACTGCGATCGCTCTGGTGCGCTGCGGTGCTGAGGTCATTGCAGTCACACGCACCAAAGCAGATCTGGACAGTCTCCTGCAGGAGGTACAG TGCCCTTCCATCCGTCCCGTGTGTGTTGACCTCTCAGACTGGGACGCCACAGCGACTGCCCTGAAGGATATTGGGCTGGTTGATTTATTGGTGAATAATGCAGGCTGCGCTAAACTACAGCCTTTTCTGGAGGTCACACAGGACCAGTTTGACAT GTCCTTCAACGTCAATGTTAAAGGTGCACTGCACGTCGCACAG ATTGTGGCCAGAGGGATGAAGTCCAGAGGAAGCGGAGGCTCCATTGTGAATGTGTCCAGCCAGGCAGCTCAGTGTGCTTTTAAAGACCATGCAGTTTACT GTGCCACCAAAGGAGCTCTGGACATGCTGACCAGGGTGATGGCTCTGGAGCTGGGGCCGTACCAG ATTCGAGTGAACTCTGTGAACCCCACTGTTGTGATGACGGACATGGGTAAAATAGGATGGAGTGACCCAGAAAAAGCCAAGACCATGACCTCACGCATCCCTCTGGGCAAATTTGCTG AAGTGGAAGATGTGGTCAATTCCATCTTGTTCCTTCTCAGTGATAAGAGCGCCATGACCAATGGTGTGACCCTGCCAGTAGATGGAGGCGCTCTGGCCTGTTAG